In Henningerozyma blattae CBS 6284 chromosome 6, complete genome, the following are encoded in one genomic region:
- the TBLA0F04240 gene encoding WD repeat TUP1 family protein (similar to Saccharomyces cerevisiae TUP1 (YCR084C); ancestral locus Anc_6.363), protein MSTMLPATNIGAPKDSTMNNNNTTSNANANTSTTTTNTSNVNSNSPKLDELLEAIKLEFSQLSQEANTYRLQNQKDYDLKTNRNLAEMQQIRNTVYELELTHRKMKDAYEEQIKQLKLELDQKEKQLTSLSSLANRQAATNANANSNTANNTPSTTNASINNVAPQPPQIPMPQQTTITQTQALPQAVPSMNGNAPGVTTNSNQQLNTLPQPQQTQQQQSQQQQAQQQQQQQQQLQQLQQVQQAQLQQQQQQQLQAAQQSPQLQQQSPQIQQQTTLPPTQIPVQIQPPTASSTTIPGQSTMENNIQPNMNQQQQSPQVMAVKENNTASQLPQASPSNHLVPYNQRANHHKQIPPFLLDLDPKNVVDAFKKVTDDYYVLFNPDLPKSLDVDLHLSLSHPSVVCCVRFSNDGQFLATGCNKTTRVYKTSTGELIATLLVDPQSSNNSNSEQQTNPESSDLYIRSVCFSPDGKFLAAGAEDKLIRIWDITTKQIVMILKGHEQDIYSLDYFPSGEKLVSGSGDKTVRIWDLRTGQCSLTLSIEDGVTTVSSSPNNGKFIAAGSLDRSARIWDTETGFLLKRLDSQTDLQNGHKDSIYSVSFTKDGKKLVSGSLDRSVKLWNLDTTNNNSNESCEVTFIGHKDFVLSVTTSQNDEYVLSGSKDRGVLFWDTNSGNPLLMLQGHKNSVISVAVANGQPLGPEFGVFSTGSGDFTAKIWRYRKIIDSKKMEEN, encoded by the coding sequence atgTCAACCATGCTACCTGCTACCAATATTGGCGCCCCCAAGGATTCAACCATGAACAATAACAACACTACttcaaatgcaaatgctAATACTTCTACTACCACTACAAACACATCTAACGTAAACAGTAATAGTCCGAAATTAGATGAATTGTTAGAAGCTATTAAATTGGAATTCTCTCAACTCTCACAAGAAGCAAATACTTATAGAttacaaaatcaaaaagatTATGATTTGAAGACTAATAGAAACTTGGCAGAAATGCAACAGATTAGAAACACAGTttatgaattagaattgaCTCATAGAAAGATGAAAGATGCATATGAAGaacaaattaaacaattgaaGTTGGAATTGGATCAGAAGGAAAAACAGTTGACCTCATTGTCAAGTTTAGCTAATCGTCAAGCTGCTACTAATGCTAATGCAAACTCAAACACGGCAAATAACACTCCTTCAACAACTAACGCTAGTATTAACAACGTGGCTCCTCAACCTCCTCAAATCCCAATGCCTCAACAGACCACCATTACTCAAACTCAAGCTTTACCACAAGCTGTTCCTTCAATGAATGGTAATGCTCCAGGTGTCACAACTAATTCTAACCAACAGTTAAACACTTTACCTCAACCTCAACAAACTCAGCAACAACAATCCCAACAACAGCAAgctcaacaacaacaacaacagcagcAACAATTACAACAATTACAACAGGTTCAACAAGCCCAATtacagcaacaacaacagcaacaactCCAAGCTGCTCAACAATCCCCTCaattacaacaacaatCTCCACAAATTCAACAACAAACTACTTTACCACCAACCCAAATCCCTGTTCAAATCCAACCTCCTACAGCCTCTTCTACCACTATCCCCGGTCAATCTAcaatggaaaataatattcaaccAAATATGAATCAACAGCAACAATCTCCTCAAGTAATGGCtgttaaagaaaataatacagCTTCCCAATTGCCACAAGCTTCACCTTCAAATCATTTAGTGCCATATAATCAACGTGCTAACCATCACAAACAAATTCctccatttttattagatttagaTCCAAAAAATGTTGTTGATGCCTTTAAAAAAGTCACTGATGATTATTATGTGTTATTCAACCCTGACTTGCCAAAGAGTTTAGATGTTGATTTACATCTATCTCTAAGCCATCCTTCTGTCGTATGCTGTGTGAGATTTAGTAATGATGGCCAATTTCTAGCCACAGGTTGTAATAAAACAACAAGGGTTTATAAAACTTCCACAGGTGAATTGATTGCCACTTTATTAGTTGATCCACAATCTTCAAATAACTCCAATAGTGAACAACAAACAAACCCTGAATCTTCTGATCTATACATTAGATCTGTTTGTTTCTCTCCAGATGGTAAATTTTTGGCTGCCGGTGctgaagataaattaattagaaTTTGGGACATTACAACAAAACAAATtgtaatgatattaaaaggTCATGAGCaagatatttattcattagATTATTTCCCAAGCGGTGAAAAATTAGTCTCTGGTTCTGGTGATAAAACTGTGAGAATATGGGATCTAAGAACGGGTCAATGCTCCTTAACTTTATCAATAGAAGATGGTGTTACTACAGTCTCAAGCTCTCCaaataatggtaaattTATTGCTGCTGGTTCGTTGGATCGTTCTGCAAGAATATGGGATACTGAAACCGGGTTCTTGTTAAAGAGATTAGATTCTCAAACTGATTTACAAAACGGTCATAAGGATTCAATTTATAGTGTTTCATTTACCAAAGATGGTAAAAAACTAGTATCCGGCTCCTTAGATAGATCTGTCAAGTTATGGAATTTAGAtacaacaaataataattcaaatgaaaGTTGTGAAGTTACTTTTATTGGTCATAAGGACTTTGTCTTATCAGTTACAACTTCTCAAAACGATGAATATGTTTTATCGGGTTCAAAAGATCGTGGTGTTTTGTTCTGGGATACAAATTCTGGTAATCCTTTACTAATGTTGCAAGGTCATAAGAATTCAGTAATATCTGTTGCTGTCGCAAATGGTCAACCATTGGGTCCAGAATTTGGCGTCTTTTCTACTGGTAGTGGTGATTTCACAGCCAAGATTTGGAGATATaggaaaataatagataGCAAAAAAATGGAAGAAAATTGA